In Pantoea cypripedii, the following proteins share a genomic window:
- a CDS encoding ABC transporter ATP-binding protein gives MIQIDNLRIAFGAHTVVKDVSFAVGNGESFGLVGESGSGKSTILRALAGLNQDWQGSMIFGGQALSAKRSRAFYRQVQMVFQDPFGSLHPRQTIDRILHEPLLVHRLDRAEQRISQALSEVGLPAAVRFRYPHQLSGGQRQRVAIARALIAEPEVLLLDEPTSALDVSVQAEILNLLSDLRSERKLTYIMVTHNLAVVTHLCQRIGVMQHGEMVEQLSADDLRARRIQHPHTAQLFDLSMTLEEPA, from the coding sequence ATGATTCAAATCGATAATCTGCGCATCGCTTTTGGTGCGCACACGGTGGTGAAAGACGTCAGTTTTGCGGTCGGTAACGGCGAAAGCTTTGGCCTGGTGGGTGAAAGCGGCTCCGGTAAATCCACCATTCTGCGCGCCCTCGCCGGGCTTAATCAGGACTGGCAGGGCAGCATGATCTTCGGCGGCCAGGCACTGAGCGCCAAACGCAGCCGCGCTTTTTACCGTCAGGTACAAATGGTGTTTCAGGACCCGTTCGGTTCGCTGCATCCGCGCCAGACCATCGACCGCATCCTGCACGAACCGCTGCTGGTGCACCGGCTCGATCGCGCCGAGCAGCGTATCAGCCAGGCGCTGAGCGAAGTTGGCCTTCCTGCGGCGGTGCGCTTTCGTTATCCCCACCAGCTTTCTGGCGGGCAGCGCCAGCGTGTCGCCATTGCCCGTGCGCTGATTGCCGAGCCGGAAGTGCTGCTGCTGGATGAGCCGACCTCAGCGCTGGATGTTTCGGTACAGGCGGAAATCCTTAATTTACTTAGCGATCTTCGCAGTGAACGCAAACTGACCTACATTATGGTGACACACAACCTCGCGGTGGTGACGCACCTGTGTCAGCGTATTGGCGTGATGCAGCATGGCGAGATGGTGGAGCAGTTGAGCGCGGATGACCTGCGCGCCCGGCGCATCCAGCATCCGCACACCGCGCAACTTTTTGATCTCAGCATGACGCTGGAGGAACCGGCATGA
- a CDS encoding ABC transporter permease subunit, translating into MSLQSLPATTQETIRSPWRDFLHAFVRNPLALVSGGFVLLLVLVAIFAPWLAPWDPMAPDWMALSSPPSAAHWMGTDDLGRDLLSRIIYGARISLYVGVLSVTLGMVVGVLLGLLAGYYGRWIDMLIMRGSDVLFAFPGMLLAIAVVAILGPGLNNVIIAVAVFSVPVFARIVRASTLSLKQAAYVEAVRCAGAPDRVILLRHILPGTLSNVIVYFTMRIGTSILTAAGLSFIGLGPEPDVPEWGNILAMSRNMMMAGMWHVSVFPGLAIFITVLAFNLLGDALRDTLDPKLKS; encoded by the coding sequence ATGAGTCTGCAATCTCTGCCTGCCACAACGCAGGAGACCATCCGTTCGCCGTGGCGCGATTTCCTGCACGCCTTTGTGCGCAATCCGCTGGCGCTGGTCTCGGGCGGCTTTGTGCTGCTGCTGGTGCTGGTGGCGATTTTCGCCCCGTGGCTGGCCCCGTGGGACCCCATGGCACCGGACTGGATGGCATTATCATCACCGCCGTCAGCGGCGCACTGGATGGGTACTGACGATCTGGGGCGTGACCTGCTCAGCCGTATTATCTATGGCGCGCGTATCTCGTTATACGTTGGCGTGTTGTCGGTGACGCTCGGCATGGTAGTGGGCGTGCTGCTCGGCCTGCTGGCGGGCTACTATGGCCGCTGGATCGACATGCTGATTATGCGTGGTTCTGACGTGTTGTTTGCCTTCCCTGGTATGCTGCTGGCGATTGCGGTGGTGGCGATTCTTGGCCCAGGCCTGAATAACGTGATCATCGCCGTGGCGGTATTCAGCGTGCCGGTGTTTGCCCGTATCGTGCGTGCCTCAACGTTATCGCTGAAGCAGGCTGCCTACGTGGAAGCGGTACGCTGCGCGGGTGCGCCGGATCGGGTGATCCTGCTGCGCCATATCCTGCCGGGTACGCTGTCGAACGTGATTGTCTACTTCACCATGCGCATCGGCACCAGTATCCTCACCGCAGCCGGACTGAGTTTTATCGGCCTTGGCCCGGAGCCGGACGTACCTGAGTGGGGCAACATTCTGGCGATGAGCCGCAACATGATGATGGCAGGCATGTGGCACGTCAGCGTGTTCCCCGGTCTGGCCATTTTTATCACGGTGCTGGCGTTCAACCTGCTGGGCGATGCCCTGCGCGATACGCTGGATCCCAAACTGAAGAGTTAA
- a CDS encoding serine hydrolase domain-containing protein produces MTAHWQQAADIAESIVQSWQQPGAPGGAIVLFDAHHIHSAHCAGLADLAQQTPFSMDSVVRFASITKHLFATLVTGPGRRYLQLNDRLDQHLPQLTGANGAVTVGQALDMSSGLPDVRETLSLLGLSVYNATTAADLLDFLAREGDLSYPPGSEISYTNTGYRLVEEALKAKGVLFNDLLQQYVCEPLDINLTAPESWFDIVPGLVPGYWNNGEQWQLSSAGLHLSASGSVTGSLRHLTRWLQSLLADSGPGAGVLQRLSAPRNLNDGRTSGYGLGLTSSTLGSQTLFGHGGSHAGYKSYFLLHPELKIGVALVANREDVTTSESALRILAAALGRTLPEKGHDLTPGLYVAPAAADWLEIKGVTATWLGAGETLWRDERHGDAVSLSSTFPMQLHHEGEAIVGEIGHAARRFEPVQPDRASLDNLQGRWFAAAWRSEMVIEGETLTMGIGPAAIRATLQSLGGDRVLATAMDGPWEKRFVLARSGESVRLLLNRSRVVTFTR; encoded by the coding sequence ATGACAGCCCACTGGCAACAGGCCGCAGACATTGCAGAATCGATCGTTCAAAGCTGGCAGCAACCCGGTGCGCCGGGCGGTGCCATCGTACTGTTTGATGCCCACCATATTCACTCCGCGCACTGCGCCGGGCTGGCGGATCTTGCCCAGCAAACGCCGTTCAGCATGGATAGCGTGGTGCGCTTTGCTTCCATCACCAAACATCTGTTCGCGACGCTGGTCACCGGCCCTGGTCGCCGTTACCTGCAACTGAATGACCGGCTCGACCAGCATCTGCCGCAGCTGACCGGGGCCAATGGTGCCGTCACCGTCGGCCAGGCGCTGGATATGAGCAGCGGGCTGCCGGATGTGCGCGAAACCCTGTCGCTGCTGGGCTTGTCGGTGTACAACGCCACCACCGCCGCCGATTTGCTCGATTTTCTGGCGCGTGAAGGCGACCTCAGTTATCCGCCGGGCAGCGAGATTTCTTACACCAACACCGGTTACCGGCTGGTGGAAGAAGCGCTGAAAGCCAAAGGGGTGCTGTTCAACGATCTGCTGCAACAATACGTTTGTGAGCCACTGGATATCAATCTGACCGCGCCTGAAAGCTGGTTCGATATCGTGCCAGGCCTGGTGCCGGGTTACTGGAACAACGGCGAGCAATGGCAGCTGTCCAGCGCCGGTCTGCATCTGTCGGCCTCCGGCAGTGTCACCGGCAGCCTGCGCCATCTGACGCGCTGGCTGCAAAGCCTGCTGGCGGATAGCGGGCCGGGCGCAGGGGTACTGCAACGGCTGAGCGCACCACGCAATCTCAACGATGGGCGTACCAGCGGCTACGGCCTCGGCCTGACCAGCTCCACCCTTGGCAGTCAGACGTTGTTTGGTCACGGCGGTTCCCATGCCGGATACAAAAGCTACTTCCTGCTGCACCCGGAACTGAAAATCGGTGTGGCGCTGGTGGCGAACCGCGAGGACGTCACCACCTCGGAAAGTGCCCTGCGCATTCTGGCTGCGGCGCTGGGCCGCACGCTGCCGGAAAAAGGCCACGATCTGACGCCCGGTTTATATGTGGCACCGGCTGCCGCCGACTGGCTGGAGATCAAAGGCGTCACCGCCACCTGGCTGGGCGCGGGCGAAACCTTGTGGCGCGATGAACGTCATGGCGATGCGGTGTCGCTTTCCAGCACCTTTCCGATGCAGTTACATCATGAAGGTGAGGCAATTGTCGGGGAAATCGGCCATGCGGCGCGCCGCTTTGAGCCGGTACAGCCGGACCGTGCCAGCCTGGATAACTTACAGGGGCGCTGGTTTGCCGCAGCGTGGCGTAGCGAAATGGTGATTGAGGGCGAGACGCTAACCATGGGGATTGGCCCGGCGGCGATTCGCGCCACGCTGCAATCGCTGGGCGGCGACCGGGTACTGGCCACCGCGATGGATGGCCCGTGGGAAAAACGCTTTGTACTGGCGCGCAGCGGCGAGAGCGTGCGGCTGCTGCTGAATCGCAGCCGGGTGGTGACGTTTACGCGCTAA
- a CDS encoding fumarylacetoacetate hydrolase family protein has translation MQLCSFYIIDQATKSYGIVQENGVVDLGKRLGAECPDLKTLLQRGALSDLVAYGAQPADYPFSAIRFLPVIENPGKVFCVGMNYADKRKEFAATVEAPTLFVRFADSLAAHEQPLLKPVTTQEFDYEGELAVIIGKPTWQVQASQALAHVAGYSCFMDATVRDMQFTWFTAGKNWPQTGGFGPWMTTADEIPDPQQLAIKTWLNQREVQNDTTASMVHPVAKIIEYISAFSPLAAGDVIITGSPGGVGKKRTPPLFMFPGDEIEVEIEKIGRLRHHIA, from the coding sequence ATGCAGCTTTGCAGTTTTTATATTATTGATCAGGCAACAAAAAGTTATGGCATCGTGCAGGAAAACGGTGTGGTGGATCTCGGTAAACGCCTCGGTGCCGAGTGTCCCGACCTGAAAACCCTGCTGCAACGCGGCGCGCTCAGCGACCTCGTAGCCTATGGCGCACAGCCAGCCGATTATCCCTTCAGCGCCATCCGTTTCCTGCCGGTGATTGAGAATCCGGGTAAGGTGTTCTGCGTCGGTATGAACTACGCCGACAAACGCAAAGAATTTGCCGCCACCGTAGAAGCACCGACGTTGTTTGTACGTTTTGCCGATTCACTGGCGGCGCATGAGCAGCCGTTGCTGAAACCCGTCACCACCCAGGAGTTTGACTACGAAGGCGAGCTGGCGGTGATCATCGGCAAACCCACCTGGCAGGTGCAGGCCAGCCAGGCGCTGGCGCATGTGGCGGGCTACAGCTGCTTTATGGATGCGACGGTACGTGACATGCAGTTCACCTGGTTTACCGCCGGTAAAAACTGGCCGCAAACCGGTGGCTTTGGCCCGTGGATGACCACCGCAGACGAGATCCCCGATCCGCAGCAGCTGGCGATCAAAACCTGGCTGAATCAGCGTGAAGTGCAGAACGACACCACCGCCAGCATGGTGCATCCGGTAGCGAAGATCATTGAATACATCTCCGCGTTCAGCCCGCTGGCGGCAGGCGATGTGATCATCACCGGTTCACCGGGTGGCGTCGGCAAAAAACGTACGCCACCGTTGTTTATGTTCCCCGGCGATGAGATTGAAGTGGAGATCGAAAAAATCGGGCGACTGCGTCACCACATTGCGTGA
- a CDS encoding P1 family peptidase, with amino-acid sequence MDFQQMQRDLLLQRWRAERQLGQPRSACGPANRISDVPGVCVGHATLDAGEIQTGVTAIVPPGDNLFQQPLPCAAAVFNGFAKPVGLVQVEELGVLQTPILLSNTLAVGTLFTTLVRDAISRNPELGRSLPTVNPVALECNDGWLNDIQALAVTEALAQQALNDAQTDFARGSVGAGRGMSCFSLKGGIGTASRLIPALNATLGVLVLANFGALTALTLDGVRLGEMIEPLLPELTPQRDAGSIIIIMATDAPLDARQLKRVAKRAGAALGRLGSYWGHGSGDIALAFSTQPQPQPPQDAALEPLLAAAADATEHAVLDALLSAEAVTGFRGHHRPALADVLDKLSQP; translated from the coding sequence ATGGATTTTCAACAGATGCAGCGCGACCTGCTGCTGCAACGCTGGCGTGCAGAGCGTCAGCTCGGCCAGCCACGCAGTGCCTGCGGGCCAGCCAATCGGATCAGTGATGTGCCAGGTGTGTGCGTTGGTCACGCCACGCTGGACGCCGGGGAAATCCAGACCGGCGTCACGGCGATTGTGCCGCCGGGCGATAACCTGTTTCAGCAGCCGCTGCCCTGTGCGGCGGCGGTATTTAACGGTTTTGCCAAACCGGTGGGGCTGGTGCAGGTGGAGGAGCTGGGCGTGTTGCAGACGCCGATCCTGCTCAGCAACACCCTGGCAGTCGGAACGCTGTTTACCACGCTGGTGCGTGATGCCATCAGCCGCAACCCGGAGCTGGGGCGCAGCCTGCCCACGGTTAATCCCGTGGCGCTGGAGTGCAACGACGGCTGGCTGAATGACATCCAGGCGCTGGCGGTAACGGAAGCACTGGCGCAGCAGGCGTTAAACGATGCGCAGACGGATTTTGCCCGTGGCAGCGTCGGTGCCGGGCGTGGCATGAGCTGCTTCAGCCTGAAAGGCGGAATTGGCACCGCCTCGCGTCTGATACCCGCGCTCAACGCCACGCTGGGGGTGCTGGTGCTGGCAAACTTTGGTGCGCTGACTGCGTTAACGCTGGACGGTGTGCGGCTCGGTGAAATGATCGAGCCGCTGCTGCCGGAACTGACGCCACAGCGTGATGCGGGTTCGATCATCATCATCATGGCGACGGATGCGCCGCTGGATGCGCGCCAGCTCAAACGCGTGGCGAAACGCGCCGGTGCGGCTCTGGGACGGCTTGGCAGCTACTGGGGACACGGTTCCGGCGATATCGCGCTGGCGTTCTCGACCCAGCCGCAACCGCAGCCCCCGCAAGATGCCGCGCTGGAGCCGCTGCTCGCCGCCGCCGCAGATGCGACCGAACACGCGGTGCTGGATGCATTGTTAAGCGCCGAAGCAGTGACCGGTTTTCGCGGTCATCACCGCCCGGCGTTGGCGGATGTATTGGATAAGTTATCTCAACCGTAA
- a CDS encoding ABC transporter permease: protein MFAYIIRRLLEMIPVLLVVSLLVFGFIKLLPGDPARIYAGPDAPLAAVEAARQHLGLNDPLPQQYLHWLGGLFRGDLGVTYRTQQPVLDVIKQGFMPTMWLALAGFAWSVILGLFLGVLAALKRGKWQDWTLMSVAVGGISMPTFWLGLLLIQFVAMPFGLFSVSGFNKPADIILPAITLGSSVAAVMARFTRSAFLEVAQEDYVRTAKAKGLRNRLVTWKHVMRNALIPVITMLGLQFGFLLGGSIVVESVFNWPGLGWLLIESIKAQDQPVIQALVMLFVFEFIVINLLVDLLYAVVNPAIRLRQEP, encoded by the coding sequence ATGTTCGCATACATTATTCGTCGTCTGCTGGAGATGATCCCGGTACTGCTGGTGGTCTCGCTGCTGGTATTCGGCTTCATCAAACTGCTACCGGGCGACCCGGCGCGTATCTACGCCGGACCGGATGCACCGCTGGCAGCGGTGGAAGCGGCGCGTCAGCACCTCGGTCTTAACGATCCGCTGCCGCAACAATATCTGCACTGGCTCGGTGGCCTGTTCCGTGGCGATCTTGGCGTGACCTATCGCACGCAGCAACCGGTGCTGGACGTGATTAAACAAGGCTTTATGCCGACCATGTGGCTGGCACTGGCGGGCTTTGCCTGGTCGGTGATCCTTGGCCTGTTTCTCGGTGTGCTGGCGGCACTGAAACGCGGCAAATGGCAGGACTGGACGCTGATGAGCGTCGCGGTGGGTGGTATCTCGATGCCCACCTTCTGGCTGGGTTTGCTGCTGATCCAGTTTGTCGCCATGCCTTTTGGTCTGTTCTCCGTCAGTGGTTTCAACAAACCTGCCGATATCATCCTGCCCGCCATCACGCTTGGTTCCTCGGTGGCGGCGGTGATGGCGCGTTTTACCCGCTCGGCTTTTCTTGAAGTGGCGCAGGAAGATTATGTGCGCACCGCCAAAGCGAAAGGGCTGCGTAACCGGCTGGTCACCTGGAAACACGTGATGCGTAATGCGCTGATCCCGGTGATCACCATGCTGGGTTTGCAGTTTGGTTTTCTGCTGGGGGGATCGATCGTGGTGGAAAGCGTCTTCAACTGGCCGGGTCTCGGCTGGCTGTTGATCGAATCGATCAAAGCCCAGGATCAGCCAGTGATTCAGGCACTGGTGATGCTTTTTGTGTTTGAATTTATTGTGATTAACCTGCTGGTAGACCTGCTCTATGCGGTCGTTAACCCGGCGATTCGCCTGCGACAGGAGCCATGA
- a CDS encoding M55 family metallopeptidase — protein sequence MKIFISADIEGIAGVMRPEQCSPGHAEHQLARGLMEQEVNAAIDGAFAGGATEVVVADSHAQMTNLRAENIDPRARLVQGKPRGLSMVEGLEQQLFDGLFFIGYHSAAGEPGVLAHTINGRAFWRIHINGKVMGESDIYAAAAAEQGTPLWLVSGDDQLQGWMAEHYPSVDYVCVKRAISHTCAESISPQAAQSAIRAAATAAVQRARQVETTRLSAPYEMQLQASKPVLADLFSLIPGVTRIDAVTVGYRAEKMGTLISLLSAFSYLASTQN from the coding sequence ATGAAAATTTTTATCTCTGCCGACATCGAAGGCATCGCGGGCGTAATGCGCCCGGAACAATGTTCACCGGGCCATGCGGAACATCAGCTGGCGCGTGGGTTGATGGAACAGGAAGTGAACGCCGCCATCGACGGTGCCTTCGCCGGTGGCGCGACGGAAGTGGTGGTGGCCGATAGCCATGCGCAAATGACCAATCTGCGCGCGGAAAATATCGATCCGCGCGCCCGGCTGGTGCAGGGCAAACCGCGTGGATTGTCGATGGTGGAGGGGCTGGAACAGCAACTGTTCGATGGCCTGTTTTTTATCGGTTATCACAGCGCGGCGGGTGAGCCGGGCGTGCTGGCGCACACCATCAATGGCCGCGCCTTCTGGCGCATCCACATCAACGGCAAAGTGATGGGCGAGAGCGATATCTATGCGGCGGCGGCGGCCGAGCAGGGCACGCCGCTGTGGCTGGTGAGCGGTGACGATCAATTGCAGGGTTGGATGGCGGAGCATTATCCATCGGTCGATTACGTCTGCGTCAAACGCGCCATCTCCCATACCTGTGCCGAGTCGATCAGCCCGCAGGCGGCGCAAAGCGCCATCCGCGCCGCCGCCACCGCTGCGGTACAACGTGCGCGCCAGGTCGAAACCACGCGCCTGAGTGCCCCGTATGAGATGCAGCTCCAGGCGAGCAAGCCGGTGCTGGCCGATCTGTTTAGCCTGATCCCCGGCGTCACGCGCATTGATGCGGTGACCGTCGGCTATCGTGCAGAGAAGATGGGCACGCTGATTAGCCTGCTGAGTGCCTTCTCTTATCTGGCGAGTACGCAAAATTAA